A window of Acetomicrobium sp. S15 = DSM 107314 genomic DNA:
ATAATCGGGCAGGCATAAAATCCGCTGCTACCGCACCTGCCACCTTTTTTCGATCCAACTCAGAGCGTTGCTCGTGACGCTGGTGAGCATAAGATATATCAGGCCTACCAAAGTGAACGTCTCAAATGACGCGTAGGTCACGCTGCGGACCTGCTGCCCGACCATGGTCAGTTCCGTTATTGCGAGCGTAGAAAGCAACGATGACTCCTTTACGAGGGTCACGAACTCGTTGCCGAAGGCGGGTAGCATGTTTCGGATCGCCTGAGGCAATATAATGTAGCGCATCGTCTGAAGATACGACAAACCGAGCACTTTTGCCGCCTCCCACTGTCCTTTGGGGACTGCCTCTATGCCGCCGCGCACG
This region includes:
- a CDS encoding amino acid ABC transporter permease, with protein sequence MLDFSAVLPYLHMFGAGTLITIRASIVAVLLGLAIGVVMGALRVLPFALPLRMLAAAYVYVIRGTPLLIQLFFIYFGLPSLGLNLPAFTSGVIGLGINSGGYVAEIVRGGIEAVPKGQWEAAKVLGLSYLQTMRYIILPQAIRNMLPAFGNEFVTLVKESSLLSTLAITELTMVGQQVRSVTYASFETFTLVGLIYLMLTSVTSNALSWIEKRWQVR